A section of the Verrucomicrobium sp. GAS474 genome encodes:
- a CDS encoding polysaccharide deacetylase family protein, whose amino-acid sequence MEISRKTFLRNLGLAAGGYGLGALGMGLGRALAQSPAASSASASPASASPAAVTSEVIDGEKVMRALPLDKGAQNMGGAHWVNSGPGFGRRMALSFDDGPNNKVTQRVLAELEKRNILATFFQIGIRVEAEPGMSRAVADAGHEVANHSLTHPQCNKLSDDRLAYELSKTQELIEAATGRIPVWFRPPYGAFRHDQGVQAASRGLGVALWSVDPRDWSQPGVDKIAQTILSEARPGSVVLMHDLHSQTADALPRILDGLIERGFEFTTMTGLFGLPYGYPSGALPPNTPAAAPLPEGVPTGEPAVKVPTPAAAPVVGNPFPTAT is encoded by the coding sequence ATGGAAATTTCACGGAAAACCTTTCTCCGCAACCTCGGCCTCGCCGCCGGGGGCTACGGCCTCGGCGCCCTCGGGATGGGCCTCGGCCGCGCCCTCGCGCAGAGCCCTGCGGCCTCCTCGGCCTCCGCTTCCCCGGCCTCCGCTTCCCCGGCCGCCGTCACCTCCGAGGTGATCGACGGGGAAAAGGTGATGCGGGCGCTCCCCCTCGACAAAGGGGCCCAGAACATGGGCGGCGCCCATTGGGTGAACAGCGGCCCCGGCTTCGGCCGCCGCATGGCCCTCAGCTTCGACGACGGCCCGAACAACAAGGTCACCCAGCGCGTCCTCGCCGAGCTCGAGAAGCGGAACATCCTCGCCACCTTCTTCCAGATCGGCATCCGCGTCGAGGCGGAGCCCGGCATGTCCCGCGCCGTCGCCGACGCCGGCCACGAGGTCGCGAACCATTCCCTCACCCATCCGCAGTGCAACAAGCTCTCCGACGACCGCCTCGCCTACGAGCTCTCGAAGACCCAGGAGCTGATCGAGGCCGCCACGGGCCGCATCCCCGTCTGGTTCCGCCCCCCCTACGGCGCCTTCCGGCACGACCAGGGCGTCCAGGCCGCCTCGCGCGGCCTCGGCGTCGCCCTCTGGTCGGTCGATCCCCGGGACTGGTCCCAGCCCGGCGTCGACAAGATCGCCCAGACGATCCTTTCCGAGGCCCGGCCCGGCTCCGTCGTCCTGATGCACGACCTCCACAGCCAGACCGCCGACGCCCTCCCGCGCATCCTCGACGGGCTGATCGAGCGCGGCTTTGAATTCACGACGATGACCGGCCTCTTCGGCCTCCCCTACGGCTACCCTTCCGGGGCGCTCCCGCCGAACACCCCCGCCGCCGCCCCCCTCCCCGAGGGGGTGCCGACCGGCGAGCCTGCCGTGAAGGTCCCGACCCCCGCCGCCGCGCCCGTCGTGGGGAACCCGTTCCCGACGGCGACGTAG
- a CDS encoding MgtC/SapB family protein: MNSHWACGSAGTIDFRARPDLNAGVNTNYGLPELGAGEIVLRLGMATLLGGLVGLNRELKNKPAGLRTHAVVALGSGLAALLALRQLGDAPFDGNGLSRVMQGILTGIGFLGAGVILRSESGKHVHGLTTAATIWLVSMLGVGCGMGYWLPIGVAAGLAFVVLLIGGTIEKGVHRRFKPKPPEPGDDPSL, translated from the coding sequence TTGAACTCTCATTGGGCCTGCGGGAGCGCCGGAACGATTGACTTCCGGGCGCGACCGGACCTGAATGCCGGGGTGAACACGAACTACGGATTGCCGGAGTTGGGCGCGGGGGAGATCGTCCTCCGCCTGGGGATGGCGACGCTGCTGGGGGGCCTCGTCGGCCTGAACCGGGAGCTGAAGAACAAGCCCGCCGGGCTCCGCACCCACGCCGTCGTCGCGCTCGGCTCGGGGCTCGCCGCCCTGTTGGCGCTGAGGCAGCTCGGCGACGCCCCCTTCGACGGCAACGGCCTCTCCCGCGTGATGCAGGGGATCCTGACCGGCATCGGTTTCCTCGGCGCGGGGGTGATCCTCCGCTCCGAAAGCGGCAAGCACGTCCACGGCCTGACGACGGCGGCGACGATCTGGCTCGTCTCGATGCTCGGCGTCGGATGCGGGATGGGATACTGGCTCCCGATCGGGGTGGCGGCGGGGCTTGCGTTCGTCGTCCTGCTGATCGGCGGGACGATCGAGAAGGGCGTCCATCGCCGCTTCAAGCCGAAGCCCCCCGAGCCCGGGGATGACCCGAGCCTATAG
- the aroE gene encoding shikimate dehydrogenase: MAADSPVFTLATLPRPETGEKLYAVIGDPVAHSLSPQMHNAAFAALGLASRYLRIRLAPDELEAGVAKMRDYGYAGWNVTVPHKTALFGLVDQTMPFAEQAGAVNTVDVHGELLVGESTDGLGWCAAMEETFGLRLGGQRIVLVGAGGSAQTLALFLAATQRVSLTIVNRTAARAREIAAKIAALGHCGAPGHGAAACAVAESPEEIALALAGADLIVNTTSLGLKADDAAPVTLPADLTGKYAYDLIYNPAETAFLRAAKAAGARTANGLGMLLWQGVFAFEIWHPKLAPADHVKALPAMRRALEAATGQALPSRQASVSQ, encoded by the coding sequence ATGGCTGCCGATTCTCCCGTTTTCACCCTCGCCACTCTGCCGCGCCCGGAGACGGGGGAGAAGCTCTATGCCGTGATCGGCGATCCGGTCGCCCACTCGCTCTCGCCCCAGATGCACAATGCGGCGTTCGCCGCCCTCGGCCTCGCCTCGCGCTATCTCCGGATCCGCCTCGCCCCCGACGAACTGGAGGCAGGGGTCGCGAAGATGCGGGACTACGGCTACGCCGGATGGAATGTGACGGTGCCGCACAAGACGGCGCTCTTCGGCCTCGTCGACCAGACGATGCCGTTCGCCGAGCAGGCCGGGGCGGTGAACACCGTCGACGTCCACGGGGAGCTCCTCGTCGGCGAGAGCACCGACGGCCTCGGCTGGTGCGCCGCGATGGAGGAGACCTTCGGCCTCCGCCTGGGCGGCCAGCGGATCGTCCTGGTCGGCGCGGGGGGCTCGGCCCAGACGCTCGCCCTCTTCCTCGCCGCGACCCAGCGGGTCTCCCTCACGATCGTGAACCGGACGGCGGCGCGGGCCCGCGAGATCGCGGCGAAGATCGCCGCCCTCGGCCATTGCGGCGCGCCCGGCCACGGGGCCGCGGCGTGCGCCGTCGCCGAGAGCCCGGAGGAGATCGCCCTCGCCCTCGCCGGGGCCGACCTGATCGTCAACACGACCTCCCTCGGCCTGAAGGCCGACGATGCCGCCCCGGTCACCCTTCCCGCCGACCTGACCGGGAAGTACGCCTACGACCTGATCTACAACCCGGCCGAGACCGCCTTCCTCCGCGCCGCGAAGGCGGCGGGGGCGCGGACGGCGAACGGGCTGGGGATGCTCCTCTGGCAGGGGGTCTTCGCGTTCGAGATCTGGCATCCGAAGCTCGCCCCCGCCGACCACGTGAAGGCGCTCCCCGCGATGCGGCGGGCGCTGGAGGCGGCGACGGGACAGGCGCTGCCGTCCCGGCAGGCCTCGGTCAGCCAGTAG
- the ilvN gene encoding acetolactate synthase small subunit — MRHTISVLVENKFGVLTRITAMFSGRGYNIDTLNVGPTHDESISRLTLVVMGDDKTLDQVTKQLNKLVDVIEVQDFRDGEYIDRELILMKVKVGAKTRAEVLQICDIFRAKIVDVQPKNLTIELTGNESKITKFISLMDHFGTIDLTRTGKIALPREQTDAAQD; from the coding sequence ATGCGCCACACCATCAGCGTCCTTGTCGAAAACAAGTTCGGCGTCCTCACGCGGATCACCGCGATGTTCAGCGGCCGGGGCTACAATATCGACACGCTCAACGTCGGCCCGACGCACGACGAGAGCATCTCCCGCCTCACCCTCGTGGTGATGGGCGACGACAAGACCCTCGACCAGGTGACGAAGCAGCTGAACAAGCTCGTCGACGTCATCGAGGTGCAGGACTTCCGTGACGGCGAGTACATCGACCGCGAGCTGATCCTCATGAAGGTGAAGGTCGGCGCGAAGACCCGCGCCGAGGTGCTCCAGATCTGCGACATCTTCCGCGCGAAGATCGTCGACGTGCAGCCGAAGAACCTCACGATCGAGCTGACCGGCAACGAGAGCAAGATCACGAAGTTCATCAGCCTGATGGACCACTTCGGCACCATCGACCTCACCCGCACCGGCAAGATCGCCCTCCCGCGCGAGCAGACCGACGCGGCGCAGGACTAG
- a CDS encoding HDOD domain-containing protein — protein sequence MAAFLPTPQGEAPADLALRKLVALLERDGEVLPAAGSPLGLLWKALHQGDESSVEECAKIISIDPALTNWIFRLANSAAIGGRAATIHEAVLFLGLLRVRQVAIGAGVLDKFAAFQLPPAWSQFWLRNLFIARVVDHLAAHYFKTDGSEYLAGLLHDSSWLFLATHFPDEFAAILTAPGSRLDAEVRHFSVNHAHLSAALCLRSHLPLRVIDAVLHHPQPQLLDPTHVGRLHESALFLSVLLHLSARIADACQINRIKRTPVTFEQIAGSAEAKWLAHFGPAPDFVRIATSELPIAEEVHAMFFEG from the coding sequence TTGGCCGCGTTCCTCCCGACGCCGCAGGGGGAGGCGCCCGCCGATCTCGCGCTGCGGAAGCTCGTCGCCCTGCTCGAGCGGGACGGCGAAGTCCTCCCCGCCGCGGGGTCGCCGCTGGGGCTCCTCTGGAAGGCGCTCCATCAGGGTGACGAATCGTCGGTCGAAGAATGCGCGAAGATCATCTCGATCGATCCGGCGCTGACGAATTGGATCTTCCGGCTCGCGAATTCGGCGGCCATCGGCGGCCGGGCGGCGACGATCCACGAGGCGGTCCTCTTCCTCGGCCTCCTCCGCGTCCGGCAGGTGGCGATCGGCGCGGGGGTGCTCGACAAGTTCGCCGCGTTCCAGCTCCCCCCCGCGTGGTCCCAGTTCTGGCTGCGGAATCTCTTCATCGCCCGCGTCGTCGACCACCTCGCGGCCCACTACTTCAAGACCGACGGGAGCGAGTACCTCGCCGGGCTCCTCCACGATTCGAGCTGGCTCTTCCTGGCGACCCACTTCCCCGACGAGTTCGCGGCGATCCTCACCGCGCCCGGCTCCCGCCTCGACGCCGAGGTCCGCCATTTCTCGGTGAACCACGCCCATCTCTCCGCCGCCCTCTGCCTCCGCTCCCATCTCCCGCTGCGGGTGATCGACGCGGTGCTCCATCACCCGCAGCCGCAGCTCCTCGATCCGACCCACGTCGGCCGCCTCCACGAGAGCGCCCTCTTCCTCTCGGTCCTCCTCCACCTCAGCGCTCGGATCGCCGACGCCTGCCAGATCAACCGGATCAAGCGGACGCCGGTGACGTTCGAGCAGATCGCCGGGAGCGCCGAGGCGAAGTGGCTCGCCCACTTCGGCCCCGCTCCCGATTTCGTCCGCATTGCGACGTCGGAGCTGCCGATTGCGGAGGAGGTGCATGCGATGTTTTTTGAGGGGTGA
- a CDS encoding acylphosphatase: MKKRLTAHFEGRVQGVGFRLNACRTAAGYEVTGTVRNLDDGRVELVAEGEEAELQAFLEGIAESPLGNYVRAREEAWEEPGTPAFKSFRIVD, from the coding sequence ATGAAAAAACGGCTCACCGCCCACTTTGAAGGCCGCGTCCAGGGAGTCGGCTTCCGCCTCAACGCCTGCCGGACCGCCGCCGGATACGAGGTGACCGGCACCGTCCGCAACCTCGACGACGGCCGGGTCGAGCTCGTCGCCGAGGGGGAGGAGGCCGAACTCCAGGCCTTCCTCGAAGGGATCGCCGAGAGCCCGCTCGGGAACTACGTCCGCGCCCGGGAAGAGGCGTGGGAGGAACCGGGGACGCCGGCCTTCAAGTCGTTCCGCATCGTCGACTAG
- a CDS encoding putative manganese-dependent inorganic diphosphatase, whose translation MPTYVIGHLNPDTDAICSAIAYADFLRRTGRIADAEAARCGDIGERIAFVLKEAALPEPKLLADVRPTAGRIAHRNVKLPKTDDTFLAAFDLMRAADRRSLPVVDASGGLAGMVSLFKLGDLLLPPAAGERADEARRIETNLARIAHSLGLAEGKAVFLNEVRIDAEEKFHLSAAALTVDHFRERLKDYDIARLLVIAGDRPDIQKVAIDLGVRALVLTGGTRLSPELLAEAKRKEIAVLVGPDDTATTIIRVKCSKPVGKALEKETPSFPETTFVADLLKSVEGNAHDLFPVVDGAGKVVGFFAKDDLIDPPRERLVLVDHNEWSQTVRGAQEAAEIVEVIDHHRLGGGLATQNPIRFINEPVGSTCTLVARFFAEAGIEPTPGIALALAAGVISDTLFLTSPTTTDAERALLPKLEKIAGRSLKEFSDAFFATGSLLATLPAAKAIKADCKEFEEAGWRSGVAQIEEQSLDKFWERKAELQAALDDYRAAAKLDLTCVLVTDITKHDSVLLVSGVEAIVGAIGYAKLEENLYECPGVVSRKKQLLPELINVWRKARAGVK comes from the coding sequence ATGCCCACCTACGTCATTGGCCATCTCAATCCCGACACCGACGCGATCTGCTCCGCCATCGCCTACGCCGACTTCCTCCGCCGCACGGGGCGGATCGCCGACGCCGAGGCGGCCCGCTGCGGCGACATCGGGGAGCGGATCGCCTTCGTCCTGAAGGAGGCCGCCCTCCCCGAGCCGAAGCTCCTCGCCGACGTCCGCCCCACGGCGGGCCGGATCGCCCACCGGAACGTGAAGCTCCCGAAGACCGACGACACCTTCCTCGCCGCCTTCGACCTGATGCGGGCCGCCGACCGCCGCAGCCTCCCCGTCGTCGACGCCTCGGGCGGCCTCGCCGGGATGGTCTCCCTCTTCAAGCTCGGCGACCTCCTCCTCCCCCCCGCCGCCGGGGAACGGGCCGACGAGGCCCGCCGGATCGAGACGAACCTCGCCCGCATCGCGCACAGCCTCGGCCTCGCCGAGGGGAAGGCCGTCTTCCTCAACGAGGTCCGCATCGACGCCGAGGAGAAATTCCACCTCTCCGCCGCCGCCCTCACCGTCGACCACTTCCGCGAGCGGCTGAAGGACTACGACATCGCCCGCCTCCTCGTCATCGCCGGGGACCGGCCCGACATCCAGAAGGTCGCCATCGACCTCGGCGTCCGCGCCCTCGTCCTCACCGGCGGCACCCGCCTCTCGCCGGAGCTCCTCGCCGAGGCGAAGAGGAAGGAGATCGCCGTCCTCGTCGGCCCCGACGACACCGCGACGACGATCATCCGGGTGAAGTGCTCGAAGCCCGTCGGCAAGGCGCTGGAGAAGGAGACCCCCAGCTTCCCCGAGACGACCTTCGTCGCCGACCTCCTGAAATCGGTCGAGGGGAACGCCCACGACCTCTTCCCCGTCGTCGACGGTGCCGGGAAGGTCGTCGGCTTCTTCGCGAAGGACGACCTCATCGATCCCCCCCGCGAGCGCCTCGTCCTCGTCGACCACAATGAGTGGAGCCAGACGGTGCGCGGCGCGCAGGAGGCCGCCGAGATCGTCGAGGTGATCGACCACCACCGCCTCGGCGGCGGCCTCGCCACCCAGAACCCGATCCGCTTCATCAACGAGCCGGTCGGCTCCACCTGCACCCTCGTCGCCCGGTTCTTCGCCGAGGCCGGGATCGAGCCGACCCCCGGCATCGCCCTCGCCCTCGCCGCCGGCGTCATCTCCGACACCCTCTTCCTCACCTCCCCGACGACGACCGACGCCGAGCGGGCCCTCCTGCCGAAGCTCGAGAAGATCGCGGGCCGGAGCCTGAAGGAATTCTCCGACGCCTTCTTCGCCACCGGCTCCCTCCTCGCCACCCTCCCGGCGGCGAAGGCGATCAAGGCCGACTGCAAGGAATTCGAGGAAGCGGGCTGGAGGAGCGGCGTCGCCCAGATCGAGGAGCAGAGCCTCGACAAGTTCTGGGAACGGAAGGCCGAGCTCCAGGCCGCCCTCGACGACTACCGCGCGGCGGCGAAGCTCGACCTCACCTGCGTCCTCGTCACCGACATCACGAAACATGACAGCGTCCTCCTCGTCTCCGGCGTCGAGGCCATCGTCGGCGCGATCGGCTACGCGAAGCTGGAGGAGAACCTCTACGAATGCCCCGGCGTCGTCAGCCGGAAGAAACAGCTCCTCCCCGAACTGATCAACGTCTGGCGGAAGGCCCGGGCGGGGGTGAAGTAG
- the dnaA gene encoding chromosomal replication initiator protein DnaA: MNKSLPAIPLNELWSRVCDELQKIVSPDAVARWFLPLQVEGLTEGSGKKAPVLTLVATNTIYAFWIEENYLPQLRGVLAQLLGRKTVQVAFKTQPVAALPPQAGAHAPGAALPLAAAPTEASPVQGDFFPAPAQPTPSPSSLAAVGPSFDAPALTLTAPERSSVEATGLNPRNTFDAFVVGPDNQFAAVHARAVADAPARSFNPLFIHGRVGLGKTHLMQAIGNHLMKKKGPTHYKVKYVTSEQFTNDFISAIQQGDLSRFRKRYRQVDVLLIDDIQFLAGKDRSQEEFFHTFNALFDGSKQIVLTSDAPPSEIANLEKRLSSRFESGLTLEIQTPGIETRLAILRTKVEAMRVALPDEVLVYIAERIKTNVRRLEGALTRVAAYASLHSQSGLAIALPQVEALLKDLLQHESPATVSIDVIQRKVAETFDIRLADMTSKRRPASIANPRMIAMYLSRRLTSNSLAEIGEAFGGRDHGTVLHAQKTVEARMKADTKLGQQVEQLLNKLVG; the protein is encoded by the coding sequence GTGAACAAGTCTCTCCCTGCCATCCCTCTCAACGAGTTATGGAGCCGCGTCTGCGACGAGCTCCAGAAGATCGTTTCGCCCGATGCGGTGGCGCGGTGGTTCCTCCCCCTCCAGGTCGAGGGGCTCACCGAGGGATCGGGCAAGAAGGCCCCCGTCCTGACCCTCGTCGCGACGAATACGATCTACGCGTTCTGGATCGAGGAAAACTACCTTCCCCAGCTCCGCGGCGTCCTGGCCCAGCTCCTCGGCCGGAAAACGGTCCAGGTGGCGTTTAAAACGCAGCCCGTGGCCGCCCTGCCTCCCCAGGCCGGTGCCCATGCCCCCGGCGCGGCGCTCCCCCTCGCCGCCGCTCCCACCGAGGCTTCCCCCGTCCAGGGCGATTTCTTCCCGGCCCCGGCCCAGCCGACCCCCTCGCCTTCGTCCCTGGCCGCCGTCGGCCCCTCCTTCGACGCTCCGGCCCTCACCCTGACGGCCCCGGAACGCTCCTCCGTCGAGGCGACGGGGCTCAATCCCCGGAACACGTTCGACGCCTTCGTCGTCGGCCCCGACAACCAGTTCGCGGCGGTCCACGCCCGCGCCGTCGCCGACGCCCCGGCCCGGAGCTTCAACCCCCTTTTCATCCACGGTCGGGTCGGCCTCGGCAAGACCCACCTGATGCAGGCCATCGGGAACCACCTGATGAAGAAGAAGGGGCCGACCCACTACAAGGTGAAGTACGTCACCTCGGAGCAGTTCACCAACGACTTCATCTCGGCCATCCAGCAGGGCGACCTCTCCCGCTTCCGCAAGCGTTACCGCCAGGTCGACGTCCTCCTGATCGACGACATCCAGTTCCTCGCCGGGAAAGACCGCTCCCAGGAGGAATTCTTCCACACCTTCAACGCCCTCTTCGACGGGAGCAAGCAGATCGTCCTCACCAGCGACGCGCCCCCCTCCGAGATCGCGAACCTCGAGAAGCGGCTCAGCTCCCGCTTCGAGTCGGGCCTCACGCTGGAGATCCAGACCCCCGGCATCGAGACCCGCCTGGCGATCCTCCGGACGAAGGTCGAGGCGATGCGCGTCGCCCTGCCCGACGAGGTCCTCGTCTACATCGCCGAACGGATCAAGACCAACGTCCGCCGCCTCGAGGGGGCGCTGACCCGCGTCGCCGCCTACGCCTCGCTCCACTCCCAGAGCGGCCTCGCCATCGCCCTCCCCCAGGTCGAGGCCCTGCTGAAGGACCTCCTCCAGCACGAGTCGCCCGCCACCGTCTCGATCGACGTGATCCAGCGGAAGGTCGCCGAGACCTTCGACATCCGCCTCGCCGACATGACGAGCAAGCGCCGCCCGGCCAGCATCGCCAATCCCCGGATGATCGCCATGTATCTCTCGCGCCGCCTCACCTCGAACTCGCTCGCCGAGATCGGGGAAGCCTTCGGCGGGCGCGACCACGGCACGGTGCTCCACGCCCAGAAGACCGTCGAGGCCCGGATGAAGGCCGACACGAAGCTCGGCCAGCAGGTCGAGCAGCTGCTGAACAAGCTCGTCGGCTAG
- a CDS encoding ABC transporter ATP-binding protein: MSSPAALTLRRLSKTYRLPWKRARLRALDALDLDIAPGEVFGLLGPNGSGKSTTLKLILGLARPDGSADAAAGGSALVFGHPAGSEAARRRIGFMPEEPRFYRFLNGAELLRFHGALAGLSGAALEKRIAEMLALVGLDEAGRDRPLSSYSKGMLQRIGLAQALLHDPDLVILDEPTAGVDPLGAREIRALVGRLKAAGKTVLFSTHLLTEAEALADRVAILHRGRKILEGTPAALLSLPGATDIAVRGGRSLAEADREAVAALLRERDAGEATFRAARLPLEEVFVRAVEAEARQKGTTP, encoded by the coding sequence ATGAGCTCCCCCGCCGCCCTCACCCTCCGACGCCTCTCGAAGACCTACCGCCTCCCGTGGAAGCGGGCGCGGCTCCGCGCCCTCGACGCCCTCGACCTCGACATCGCTCCCGGCGAGGTCTTCGGCCTGCTGGGACCGAACGGCTCCGGGAAGAGCACGACGCTGAAGCTGATCCTCGGCCTCGCCCGGCCCGATGGGAGTGCGGACGCCGCCGCGGGAGGGAGCGCCCTCGTCTTCGGCCATCCGGCGGGGTCGGAGGCGGCGCGGCGGCGGATCGGCTTCATGCCGGAGGAGCCCCGCTTCTACCGCTTCCTCAACGGGGCCGAGCTGCTCCGCTTCCACGGCGCGCTGGCCGGGCTCTCCGGCGCGGCGCTCGAAAAACGGATCGCCGAGATGCTCGCCCTCGTCGGGCTGGACGAGGCGGGGCGGGACCGCCCCCTCTCCTCCTACTCGAAGGGGATGCTCCAGCGGATCGGCCTCGCCCAGGCCCTCCTCCACGATCCCGACCTCGTGATCCTCGACGAGCCGACGGCGGGGGTCGACCCCCTCGGCGCGCGCGAGATCCGCGCCCTCGTCGGCCGGCTGAAGGCGGCGGGGAAGACGGTCCTCTTCTCGACCCACCTCCTGACCGAGGCCGAGGCCCTCGCCGACCGCGTCGCGATCCTCCACCGGGGACGGAAGATCCTCGAGGGGACGCCCGCCGCGCTCCTCTCCCTCCCCGGGGCGACCGACATCGCCGTCCGCGGCGGGCGGTCCCTGGCCGAGGCCGACCGCGAGGCCGTCGCCGCCCTGCTCCGGGAGCGGGACGCCGGGGAGGCCACCTTCCGCGCCGCGCGGCTCCCGCTCGAGGAGGTCTTCGTCCGGGCCGTCGAGGCCGAGGCGCGCCAGAAAGGAACCACGCCATGA
- the ilvC gene encoding ketol-acid reductoisomerase, with protein MPAKIYKDKDADLKHLSGKTAAVIGFGSQGHAHALNLKESGVNVIIGLYKGSKSIEVAKKRGFKVYSVAEAVKKADVIFVAVPDLTIPSVYKSEIAPNLTKGKTLLFSHGFAIHFKTVVPPKDVDVILVAPKGPGHLVRRQYTEGKGVPSLIGIYQNPSKKAKATALAWAKGIGGTRGGVIETTFKEETETDLFGEQAVLCGGTSALIKAGYETLVEAGYQPEMAYFECLHELKLLVDLIHESGISGMRFSISETAKWGDVIIGPRIVNKAVKAEMKKVLTEIQNGKFAKQWIAEAKGGKKKYQKLLNDGAKHPIEKTGEKLRAIMPWMQSKNIKGSQAAY; from the coding sequence ATGCCCGCCAAAATCTACAAGGACAAGGACGCCGACCTGAAGCACCTCAGCGGCAAGACCGCCGCCGTCATCGGCTTCGGCTCCCAAGGCCACGCCCACGCGCTCAACCTCAAGGAGAGCGGCGTCAACGTCATCATCGGCCTCTACAAGGGCAGCAAGTCGATCGAGGTCGCCAAGAAGCGCGGCTTCAAGGTCTACTCCGTCGCCGAGGCGGTGAAGAAGGCCGACGTCATCTTCGTCGCCGTCCCCGACCTCACCATCCCCTCCGTCTACAAGAGCGAGATCGCCCCGAACCTCACCAAGGGCAAGACCCTCCTCTTCTCCCACGGCTTCGCCATCCACTTCAAGACCGTCGTCCCCCCGAAGGACGTCGACGTCATCCTCGTCGCGCCGAAGGGCCCCGGCCACCTCGTCCGCCGCCAGTACACCGAGGGCAAGGGCGTTCCCTCCCTCATCGGCATCTACCAGAACCCCTCCAAGAAGGCCAAGGCCACCGCGCTCGCGTGGGCCAAGGGCATCGGCGGCACCCGCGGCGGCGTCATCGAGACGACCTTCAAGGAAGAGACCGAGACCGACCTCTTCGGCGAGCAGGCCGTCCTCTGCGGCGGCACCTCGGCCCTCATCAAGGCCGGCTACGAGACCCTCGTCGAGGCCGGCTACCAGCCCGAGATGGCCTACTTCGAGTGCCTCCACGAGCTGAAGCTCCTCGTCGACCTCATCCACGAGTCGGGCATCAGCGGCATGCGCTTCTCGATCTCCGAGACCGCCAAGTGGGGCGACGTGATCATCGGGCCCCGCATCGTCAACAAGGCCGTGAAGGCCGAGATGAAGAAGGTCCTCACCGAGATCCAGAACGGCAAGTTCGCCAAGCAGTGGATCGCCGAGGCCAAGGGCGGCAAGAAGAAGTACCAGAAGCTCCTGAACGACGGCGCCAAGCACCCGATCGAAAAGACCGGCGAAAAGCTCCGGGCGATCATGCCCTGGATGCAGTCGAAGAACATCAAGGGCTCCCAGGCCGCTTACTAA
- a CDS encoding ABC transporter permease subunit, with the protein MTASFFLRHLRPVWAIARNTCLEAFRQKVLNLLLLFSLVAIGSANLFTNFTYDEQLKFLKDFSFGAMTVFGTLIAVMGTAQTVQGEIESRTLQTILIRPVGRGTFLLGKFAGIALVLAAAFALMTTVFAGVLIGKERSLVAAERASVAPGHPLDEATAQRIAAIEKQCLDPQLGKALLLTAAKTLFVTGFALLFATVSTSTIFTVSTTLLVYLVGHLEGIAREAWTAGGGTWLQKAFLGAVSVAVPDFGSYGILDDVLAGTAVPWGHVLSLLGYTAVYLLILLGAARLLFEAREL; encoded by the coding sequence ATGACCGCCTCCTTCTTCCTCCGCCATCTCCGTCCCGTCTGGGCCATCGCGCGGAACACCTGCCTGGAGGCCTTCCGCCAGAAGGTCCTCAACCTCCTCCTCCTCTTCTCCCTCGTCGCCATCGGGAGCGCGAATCTCTTCACCAACTTCACCTACGACGAGCAGCTGAAGTTCCTGAAGGATTTCTCCTTCGGCGCGATGACCGTCTTCGGCACCCTCATCGCCGTGATGGGGACGGCGCAGACCGTCCAGGGGGAGATCGAGAGCCGCACGCTCCAGACGATCCTCATCCGCCCCGTCGGGCGCGGGACCTTCCTGCTGGGGAAGTTCGCCGGGATCGCCCTCGTCCTCGCCGCCGCCTTCGCCCTGATGACGACGGTCTTCGCGGGCGTCCTGATCGGGAAGGAACGCTCCCTCGTCGCGGCGGAGCGGGCCTCCGTCGCCCCGGGCCATCCCCTCGACGAGGCGACGGCCCAGCGGATCGCCGCGATCGAGAAGCAGTGCCTCGATCCCCAGCTCGGCAAGGCCCTCCTCCTCACGGCGGCGAAGACCCTCTTCGTCACCGGCTTCGCCCTCCTCTTCGCCACCGTCTCGACCTCGACGATCTTCACCGTCTCGACGACCCTCCTCGTCTACCTCGTCGGCCACCTGGAGGGGATCGCCCGCGAGGCGTGGACGGCGGGCGGCGGCACCTGGCTCCAGAAGGCCTTCCTCGGCGCGGTCTCGGTCGCCGTCCCCGACTTCGGCTCCTACGGCATCCTCGACGACGTCCTCGCCGGGACCGCCGTCCCGTGGGGCCACGTCCTCTCCCTCCTCGGCTACACCGCCGTCTATCTCCTCATCCTCCTCGGCGCGGCCCGGCTCCTCTTCGAGGCGCGGGAGCTCTGA